The nucleotide window ATGCTCCCACCTTCACTTGTAAAATTTGAAAGATAATAATCTTATACAAACTTGATCTAAGATAGTATCATATTGGATTCAATCATGCAGTACGGAGTATaagaagaagctaaaggaaataCCATCCCTAATTTTTGTAGGATtgcgtataggtgttcgtaacacgcagcggaagacaataacaatcctagacagatcttttcgtgtttaaaaatttatttacatgtcaatagatcggatctaagacgtacctggtgaagaaagtctcgtttcaaattcttcgatagtgcgaagactctatgcgtatccacaccgagaccgatccttactatcaactctttgatcaatgaaatccGTGAACAAATTGAACGAAAATTACTATGCTGAAATTCTTCTCAAAGTTTCAGCCcgaaagtaaaagaagaaaactAATTTTCTTATAAAGAATAGTTCTTGACTTTTTGCGGCACACTTACACGTTTTTTTCACACACCTCATGTTTAGGACTAATAGGTATTTATTATAGTACCAATTAATAATTCATTCCCAGAAGGTTTAGGAAAATTTGAGGCGGTGACCTACTGTAGCACAAGACCAAATTTGGACTTCTCCACAATTTTCCTTAGGAAAACAAATCTCATTCCTAACGAGAATTAACGAGGCACGCAGCAACGACAAActtttccttttgtcttgttgTGCCCACATAGTAttaccaattatatatatataatttgataattagtttatatatatatatatatatataatttgataATTAGTTTATCCAATGGTTAGTCAAGAAATATAATTCAATTtactattccaaatagaaaatcaatttattcacaatattaattatatcctctgtgctagcaaagaatataataatatttcatttggactaataatttaatatatttgactaattaaattctttaatttaattatcaaataataaaataattaatcttttagcaaagatcagaacactcgttagtgtgcgaccccataggttcaatactaagccgatagtaaattgatcacatcaatatactaatcaagggtggcgtctagcaacactccttaacgaccggatagaatgaagtatacaatttactctcaagaaccagtagaagaataatgtagtaattccttccgtccttatagctctgagtcaccctaggatatggttcaactgtcaaatccttataggcgaccaactatgtgttcatgtcaaatataatcgaccatcgaatgacctaagaaactcattttttctttcattcaattgccctggccaaggtcttgaTTTgttcgtttataattcatgacaacatggagcttaaactcattacctagagttgacagattccatcttgatcattcactaattctacaagcatttaatcgtacccaatatcttttcaactatcgccctagggccataggtgtctggtatcaaagcacaataaataacttgtcaattactatgacgatctcatgtcaaagaaaaatcttacatcacattcttcaagagaatatcttattgacagtttatggtaattctaatcattaggaattatccaatgagtcggttcaatgatcatatctctatatgcatcatctatctatgtaatttagttaatgagatcaactaatctttatcccataaagacgatcacataaatattgatctaaccggattactaatgtccaaattaataatcctacgatcaagaacaaatttagattaaattaaaaaaaaaaactttactctcattatcatgatctccatcacaatgtcaagtctcaaaatttaatcaaggaccttatcaaattaatcaagcaattaataacaatgataaaagaatatcaaatgccatatatattttatatcaaataacgttcacaaaattatgttcaaatcatcaaatatgatattggacctagggcatatctactatatccctaacaatttTAAGGTGGGCATGATAACAtctaaatataaagtataaacatAAAAACTGCATTTTGCCAGCACAATACCTAGATTCCTCCAAAGACCTCTGCAACTGTGTGATTTCAAGTCTTAACTTCTTTGTTATTGTTTCTACAGTTGAGGCCTGGTAAGCATCAATGAATAAATTATATCAGTCTCAGAAACATGCCAAGTGATTTGCTCTCAAGATTATAAAAATACTGCTGTCAAGGTAAGGAAACTTCTGTTCTAAAATCTCTATGTATATGCAAAGGTCTAGGAATATAAGCTTATCTACTCTATTAAGCTCTTTCAAATTGACATATACATCTTTATATTTGTATGACTATTGATTCTGAAATTTGTCATCTCAATATTTGAATAACTTTACCGTTGGGTGACCTTGCTATTTTTAGAGTATGCAGAACGAAATATAGAATTTAGAGCCATGGTTCAAAGTTAGCACGGTCTTTAACATATGTAAGTACTATATGTGTGTGCCTGTGTATGCGCAtacactatttttttttgtatacgTATAGATGCTCTGAGCCAAAAATGTTACCAGACTAACAGCTTCTATTTGGCATTCATCGTTATCTGACTTAACGCTGGTATCAGAATCCAAATTATCTGAAGATGCTTCACTGGTTGCACTTCCCATCataaacccaaacccaacctttTGCAACCCTCTCTCTGCTATCTGCAAAATTGCAGCTCTCTTCTGTTCAGTATTTCCCCTTAATCTGTTCAAACTCTTCTCCGCTGCTTCCTTCTCCACCAAAGCAATTCTAAGCAAGCTATTAATATCTCCATTCTCCTCCGCTAAACTCGCCACACTGTTCTCTAATTCTCTCCTCTCCTTTCTCCTCATTTCCTCATACTCTCCCCATTTTTCCTCTACCAAATTCACCAGCTCTAGAACCTTCTTCAGCTCCACAGAAAAAACAGCCTTCTCTTCATTTAATGGCTTTGTTTTTTCGCACTTTAACTGATCAGAGTTTTCCGTTATATACACACGTGAATTGAAATTCTTAACCAATCTCAGTAAGCCATGCTTCGCTGATTGCACGATCTCCAAATTGTGCGAACAAATTTCTGATTGCTCTCTTTTCTCACCTAATAATTCCTCAACTCTCTTCCTAGAAACCTCAAGCTCGGTGTTAATTCTCTCTGTTTCTCTGCGAAAATCTATTTCTCTGAGGTGAAAATCATCCTCAAGTCTCTGAATTGCGAGGCAAAGCGCGTCTCTTTCGCTTGAGACCTCTTTGATTGTCTCTGCAAGATCTACATATTGCTTGAGAACATCGTCCTTTTGCATGGTGAAGTAGTTCGTCCTTTTGCGTCAACTCCGATTTTAGGCTTTGGTTGGAAGCGCCAAGAGTCTCGAGATGGTGAGTTTCCATTGGATCCGTATGTCTCCATAGTTTGTAATTGAAGTTGTCATGAAGAGAAAGAAGCAGGGCAACTACCAGTCAAGGACAAATGAATGCCCATTAGGTGGTGGGGTAATATATATTTATACTTTCAACATGTCATGTCAATTGGTATAATAACATATCATCAAAAGAGAAAATGATAATACAAATAATATGATTGTCACTCTTGTTAGAACAGGCAAAAAAAATAGAAGTTAACAAGAAATTGTTGcgtgtgttataaaataaaagtaatgcagtaaaatataaataagaagagatagaaagaaggaagaagtgtttttttctttcactttggtgtatttttccattgcaattacatggtcttttataggcataaaaagtaaagatgatggacataaagtaggaaattcaatctttaagttattcacaacatgggcatccaatgtagcatccaaagtagtatccaatgtacaaactattcgtaacactcccccttggatgtccatgtaagataatgtgcctcattaaaaacttacaaaaaaaatattgggatgtacatagttatttataatatgcattgtttgctgcctcattaaaaaccttaccaggaaaacccagtgggacaaaaccttggttaaggaaaagagtgcaacgtgtagttattccccctgatgaaaaatcacttaatatctcgaagacgacgcattccaatcttatatattagtttttcaaatattgaggttggtaacgccttagtgaacagatcagccaaattatcacttgaacgaacttgttgtatatctatttcaccattcttctgaagatcatgagtgaaaaagaatttcggtgaaatgtgttttgttctgtctcctttgatatatcctcctttcaattgagctatgcatgcagcattgtcttcatacaatattgttggaatattctctttctaagaaagaccacatgtttggtgaatgtgttgagttatagatcttaaccaaacgcattctcgacttgcttcgtgaatgactattatctctgcatgatttgaagaagtagcaaccatagtttgttttgtcgaacgccatgatatggttgtacctccacttgtaaataaatagcctgtctgagatcgacctttgtgtggatcagacaaatatcctgcatctgcataaccaatcaatgatggcttggattcatttgaataaaataaacccatatcaatggtcccttggaggtatctgaatatatgtttaataccattccagtgttTTTGTGTTGGCGAAatactaaatcttgccaataagcttactgagaaagctatatttggtcgggaattattggcaagatacattaatgccccaattgcactaagatatggtacttcgacaccaagaagctcttcatcattttcatgaggtcggaatggatctttctttatatcaagtgatctcacaaccatcggggtactccaTGGATGtgttttatccatatagaatcgctttaaaatcttttcggtgtatgttgattgatggacaaatattccatctttcatatactcaatttgtaaaccaagacaaaattttgtctttccaagatctttcatttcaaattctttcttcaaacagtctactatttttggaagctccccaggagttccaatgatatttaaatcatcaacatacacgacgattataacaaattcagatccagaccttttataaagacacaaggacaaattggatcattcttgtacccttctttcaacaggtattcacccaggcgattgtaccacatacgacctgattgtttcaatccgtataaagatttttGAAGCTTTGTTGAACTagtttctcgaaaacttttatatgcttctggcactttaaatccctcaggtactttcataaaaatttcgttgtctaatgatccatacaaataggatgtaacaacatccattagatgtatatCAAATTTTTCttgcactgccatatttatgagatacctgaaggtgatagcatccactacaggagaatatgtctccatataatcaattccaggactttgggaaaacccttgtgccacaagtcgcgctttatatctaacgacttcatttttatcatttcgttttcgcacaaaaacccatttataccctactggctttatgccttcaggtgttcgaactatgggtccgaaaacttcacgttttccaagtgaagttaactctgcctggatagcgtctttccattttgaccaatcatttctctgtctacattcattgacagattttggttcaagatcctcatcttgttgcattatttcaacaacaacattataagcaaatgTTAttgataacaatattatttcggttccatcttttcccggttgagacataacttattgatatctctccattttcattattttcaggtacctggacctctcctaaggtcttatcatttattacgtcttggggctcttcttgagccactacctctgtgttatgtttATTTTGATCACTTGCTCattttcttcttcgaggatttttatctttagaaccgattggtctaccatgtttcaagcatggcttagactcatttgctttaattaattgtcctgccgggatatcaactcgaattagATCATTAGCaactggaatatgtgacttagtcacccttcgtaggtcagtgaatgcatttggcaattgatttgcaatattttgtaaatgaataatcttttgaacctcttgttcacattgatttgttcgaggatctaaatgagacagtgataatgcattccaatctatattctttttcagctgcttattttctccccctaatattggatatactgattcatcaaaatggcaatcagaaaataTTGCCGTAAATAAATTTCCAGTCATCGGCTctatatattttataatagaaggagattcatatccaatatatatccccaaccttctttgaggacccataTTTGTGCGTTGTGATGGAgaaattggaacatatatcgcacaaccaaagatcctaagatgggaatATTTTGCTCCTGACCAAAAGtcaattgcaatggggagactttatgataaatTGTGGGCCTTATCCACACAAGTGCTGttgcgtgcaaaatagcatgacctcgtactgaaatgggaagttttgttctcataagcattggtctagcaattaattggaggcgtttgatcaatgattctgctagactattttgtgtatgaacatgagcaaccggatgctcaattgttatcccagttgaaatacaataattattaaaggcttgggatgtaaactcaccagcattatcaagacgaattgtcttaattgcataatctggaaattgtgctcttagctttattatttgagccaacaatctcgcaaataccatattgcgagttgatagtaagcacacatgtgaccatcttgtagatgcatctaccaaaaccatataatatttgaatggtccacatggagggtgaatggtctaagagactttaatcgaggtattctcaattgagaatacttcgaataaagtctgttcagcctcaaaaggtccgaatccaagttgagccTGTGTCTGTGTAagattgaagattcagaggtatttttctacttctttttgtatcCTACATGTATATTGTTGCCTAttagtctgtgtaattttcctatttgtttatttgattctgtctcatacccgtttatttgatcaaataatggcatttgtttctgttttttatgtttgtttacaatgtgtgtaatcgactcgattaagttcgtcgattagttgttttgtaaattcttgtttctgttaatgctgattgaaacaactTGTTTATCTGCTTATAGACTGTTTGTTGTCAATTATTGTAGATAGTCagttgattaatactcgtcaattaaatcattcTTATTTGTAAATCATTAagttcatcaaatggatgttgtgtATGTTGGTTTCTGGGcagtaagtttcagggcattgtcaatatactgacaatgcccctgcattCATGCTGATTTCAAATTCAGTTTAAATTGTGCTGTTGAGTTATGTGTGATGTTAAtgtgatgttgggtttgaattcaGTTTTACGAATGTTGATTAGATATAATTGGGTTAGAAGGTTGCATTTTCAGCTAAGATTTAATCCAAAACTGGCTGCTGTTGGTAGAAGCTGtagtttgagggattttcagggGTATTTGGGGAATAAAACAGTTAATATAACACTTTATTGCCAGTGCCTTATCAATGAgatattaattaatcctaatggggaacaaaggggAATTGAGAGTGCTGAAATTAAGGGAAAAAGTATTCTTAGTGGTTGATTGGTGatatcaaactacctcctcttgatgtcatgggtgacatcaaaggaggaagcttcctcctagcatccacaccaactctttccaccaactcttccaattggcatgccattgttgactaaacataaaccaacaccttcaatctccaccttggtttgtgtttcgagcgtgcgtgtgaacaactctggccaaaacttctaagcttactgggcaaccacgttgtaagaaacaagaagaatcaaaccattgttgaacataccacctccacctaacaactgttctcttcggagttgcatcagttgatgcacacccccgccaagtccttgcagtgtgcaaacttagctagtgggactatcttggtcaacatatctacaacattatcgtctgtgataaccttcacgaccttgatagttccctcttcaacaacatctcgaataaaatgaaatctgacatcaatgtgtttagtgcgctcatgaaatctctgatttttcattagatgaatagcactctgactatcacatctaagagttgattccagctgaaccaaactcaattccgctactaaacctttcaaccagatagcttccttcaccgcctccgctgctgccatgtattctacttctgtcgtagacaaagcgGCAATCGACTGCAGAGTTGACTTCCAACTAATggcactgccaacgagggtaaagatgtatccagttgtggaccttcttctgtcaagatctcctgcatagtcagaatctacataaccgggaattgaaatacctccaccacattttcgaaaggtcagaccaacaccagaagctcatttgagatatctcaatatccacttgacagcttTCCAATGCCTCTTTCTTGGgctggacatgtatctacttaccacacttacagattgagcaatatctggacgtgtgcataccatagcatacataatgctaccaactgcactggcataatgaatctttgacatatgctccacctcatcctcggaTTGAGCCATTTGtaactctgaaagtttaaaatgaggagctaatggtgtacttacaggcttgcacgtatgcatattgaatctcttgagaaccctttcaatatacctcttctgagaaagatgtacaacaccgtcttctcttgaaatctccataccaaggattttctttgcagctcctaaatccttcatgtcaaattccttactcaacagtttcttcaaagcatttatctctgtaatgttgttagcaaca belongs to Nicotiana tabacum cultivar K326 chromosome 6, ASM71507v2, whole genome shotgun sequence and includes:
- the LOC107762506 gene encoding LOW QUALITY PROTEIN: uncharacterized protein At3g49055 (The sequence of the model RefSeq protein was modified relative to this genomic sequence to represent the inferred CDS: inserted 2 bases in 1 codon) gives rise to the protein METHHLETLGASNQSLKSELTQKDELLHXMQKDDVLKQYVDLAETIKEVSSERDALCLAIQRLEDDFHLREIDFRRETERINTELEVSRKRVEELLGEKREQSEICSHNLEIVQSAKHGLLRLVKNFNSRVYITENSDQLKCEKTKPLNEEKAVFSVELKKVLELVNLVEEKWGEYEEMRRKERRELENSVASLAEENGDINSLLRIALVEKEAAEKSLNRLRGNTEQKRAAILQIAERGLQKVGFGFMMGSATSEASSDNLDSDTSVKSDNDECQIEAVSLASTVETITKKLRLEITQLQRSLEESRSGMGSLQILSDKQSQKLAENMIYIKELEDREMMLTQKVEALVVENKDAYEQISRWREACEMEVAAGKKAIKEHEELVNILKQELEKTRAASRISNSKLQLKDELVATAIAAREAAESSLQLADSRATELHKQIEELTRQLEEVEKRERINRRRLRRLCWPWRGLKFGTANNTTGVRNVTRMLPEMQALLR